The DNA segment GGAATAATCTGGTTCACCGCTTGCAGATTCCCCGCTTGCGCGGCGTGAGGCCGTGCCATTTGGCGCGGTATCGTTCACGCGTTGGTCCCGCCATCGACGTTGAGGCAGGCGCCGGTGACGTTGGCGGCATCGGGACTGGCGAGAAAAGCGACCAGCGCCGCGACCTCTTCCGCCTTGCCATAGCGGCCGAGGGCGGTCATCTGCTTTTGGAAATCCGCCGATTCACCGTCGGCTGGGTTCAGTTCGGTATCGATCGGCCCGGGCTGCACGCAGTTGACAGTGATCGCACGTGGCCCGAGGTCGCGCGCCCAGCCGCGCGTGAAACCGGCGACCGCCGCTTTGCTCGCCCCGTACAGCCCGCCGCCCGTGTAGGGCATCCGGTCACCGTTGATGCTGCCGATGTTGATGATCCGCCCGCCCTCGTTCATGCGCCCGGCCGCCTCGCGCGCGGCAAGAAACACAGCGCGCACGTTCAGATCGAAGATTTCTTCGAAATCCGCATCGGAGCACTCGTTCAGCGGCTTGGGAGCAAACGCGCCAGCGTTGTTCACGAGAATGTCCAGGCGGCCGAACGTCTTCAGGGTTTCATCGAATAACCGCTTGATCGCCGCCGGATCGCGCATGTTCGCTTGCATCGCTTTCGCTTTGCCGCCGTCGGATGTAATGCTCTGGACAACTTCGTTGGCGCGCGCTTCGCTGCCGCTGTAGTTGACGACGACGTTCGCGCCGTCAGCCGCCAAGCGCTTGGCGATCGCAGCGCCGATGCCGCGCGATGCGCCGGTGAC comes from the Burkholderiales bacterium genome and includes:
- a CDS encoding 3-oxoacyl-ACP reductase FabG, producing the protein MKNLEGTVAIVTGASRGIGAAIAKRLAADGANVVVNYSGSEARANEVVQSITSDGGKAKAMQANMRDPAAIKRLFDETLKTFGRLDILVNNAGAFAPKPLNECSDADFEEIFDLNVRAVFLAAREAAGRMNEGGRIINIGSINGDRMPYTGGGLYGASKAAVAGFTRGWARDLGPRAITVNCVQPGPIDTELNPADGESADFQKQMTALGRYGKAEEVAALVAFLASPDAANVTGACLNVDGGTNA